The DNA window ATTTGCAATCTTTAAATAGAAATTTTTACGCAGTGTTTGGCAACATGGATGATTATGACGTAAAAGATTATCTTCCCGCACAAAGAGTGGTAAAGATAGGAAGATATGTTATTGGGCTTACACATGGAAGCGGTTCACATATAAGGATTCCAGAAAGAATAGTAAATTGGTTTGATGACGATGTGGATGTAATATTATTTGGACACAGCCATGTACCTGAAGATAGAATTTTTCGTGGAAAGCGTTTCATAAATCCCGGGACAGCAATGGAAACATACGGTATAATGGAGATTAATGAGAAGTTAAAATTTGAAGTATTTAAGGAGGATTAAGGATGATTGGTTATGAAATTTATATCCGCTCTTTTTACGATTACAACAGCGATGGTATTGGAGATTTCAAAGGACTTTCACAAAAGATATCTTATTTAAAGGATTTAGGTGTAGACCTTGTTTGGATAATGCCGCATTTTAGAGCACCAAGTTATCATGGATATGATATAATTAATTTTTTTGATACAAATATTTCGTATGGAACACTAGAAGAATTCAAAAAAATGGTAGATGTTTTACATGAAAATGGTATAAGAGTTGTCATTGATTTACCTTTAAATCACGTTTCTTCAAGGCATCCTTGGTTTAAAGCAGCACTTGAAGATGATCCAAAATACAAAAATTATTTTCTTTGGGCAGATGAAGATGTAGATTTAAACGAAAAAAGGCCTTGGGATAATGAGGTGATTTGGCATCCATATAAAGGAAAGTGGTATTATGGAGTATTTGGGGGAGCATCACCCGATTTAAACTATGAAAATGAAGAAGTTGTAGAAGAGGCGCTAAAAATTGTGGAGTTTTGGTTGAAAGTGGGGGTAGATGGTTTTAGATTTGATGCGGCAAAGCATATTTACGATTATGATACTGTAAACAAGAGATTTCACTACAATCATGAAAAAAATATTGCTTTTTGGAAGAAAATAATGGATAAAGCAAGGGGAATAAAAAGTGATGTATTTGCCGTAACTGAAGTATGGGATTCTCCGGAAATAGTTATGGAATATGCAAAGACAATAGGATGTTCATTTAATTTTTACTTTACAGAGGCCCTAAAGGAATCTATGACAAATGGAAATACACATAAAATATGGGATTGTTTTTCAAGGACTTTAATGGATAATAGAGGGTTGTATATCCCTTCAAATTTTTCCGGAAATCACGATATGACACGACTTGCATCTGTTGTAAAATCAGAAGAACAAAGAAAGGTTTTCTTTGCAATGCTTTTAACGACACCTGGTATACCATTTATTTACTATGGTGATGAATTGGGAATGAAAGGCGTTTTTGATCCATACTTTACCGAAAACGTAATAGAACCTATGCCTTGGTATGCTTCACTTTCAGGTGAAGGACAAACTTTATGGAAATCTATAGGTTTTAATTATGCATTTACAGGTGTTTCCGTTGAGGAGCAATCAAAGAGAGAAGATAGTTTACTTAACACCGTAAAACAATGGATAAGGTTTAGAAAAGAAAACACTTGGATGGTAAATTCGTGGATAGTGGATTTAAAAACAAGTGAGTTTGTTGTAGCGTATACCATTACAAATGGAGAAAAGTCCTTTAGAATATATCACAATATAGCAGGGCACGAAGAGCATTTTGAGGGAATTCACCTAAAACCATTTGAATCGAAGGTGCTTTAATGGCAAAGAT is part of the Thermosipho affectus genome and encodes:
- a CDS encoding metallophosphoesterase family protein, encoding MKFLVISDLHIPTRNREIHPKIVELSRSCDGIFALGDFVDLNTVLYLQSLNRNFYAVFGNMDDYDVKDYLPAQRVVKIGRYVIGLTHGSGSHIRIPERIVNWFDDDVDVILFGHSHVPEDRIFRGKRFINPGTAMETYGIMEINEKLKFEVFKED
- a CDS encoding alpha-amylase family glycosyl hydrolase, which produces MIGYEIYIRSFYDYNSDGIGDFKGLSQKISYLKDLGVDLVWIMPHFRAPSYHGYDIINFFDTNISYGTLEEFKKMVDVLHENGIRVVIDLPLNHVSSRHPWFKAALEDDPKYKNYFLWADEDVDLNEKRPWDNEVIWHPYKGKWYYGVFGGASPDLNYENEEVVEEALKIVEFWLKVGVDGFRFDAAKHIYDYDTVNKRFHYNHEKNIAFWKKIMDKARGIKSDVFAVTEVWDSPEIVMEYAKTIGCSFNFYFTEALKESMTNGNTHKIWDCFSRTLMDNRGLYIPSNFSGNHDMTRLASVVKSEEQRKVFFAMLLTTPGIPFIYYGDELGMKGVFDPYFTENVIEPMPWYASLSGEGQTLWKSIGFNYAFTGVSVEEQSKREDSLLNTVKQWIRFRKENTWMVNSWIVDLKTSEFVVAYTITNGEKSFRIYHNIAGHEEHFEGIHLKPFESKVL